In Lycium ferocissimum isolate CSIRO_LF1 chromosome 11, AGI_CSIRO_Lferr_CH_V1, whole genome shotgun sequence, a single genomic region encodes these proteins:
- the LOC132038649 gene encoding probable LRR receptor-like serine/threonine-protein kinase At1g56140 isoform X1, producing the protein MKNMLPWQWATGRSYGLFGISLYFLSNIIMFSLLVETGVAQRNTTSATTDPSEARILNSIFQKWGISATNQWNISGELCSGVAIDSTSMQELNRVIKCDCSDNNGTLCHITGLKVYALDVVGEIPDELWSLTFLNDLNLAQNYLTGTLSPSIGNLTRMKWLTFGINALSGEIPKELGLLTDLQSLSLGTNNFSGPLPSELGNLTKLTQIYFNSAGVSGPIPLTFAKLQNLEQVWTSDNAFTGRIPDFIGNNWSKLTVLRLQGNAFEGPIPASFSNLTSLTDLRISDLSNGSSSFDFLKNMKSLSKLVLRNNNISGSIPTNIGEYESLSLLDLSFNNLTGRIPDAVFNLSSLTHLFLGDNKLTGALPAQKTRSLQTIDLSYNGLFGSFPSWINEQNLQLNLVGNNFTTEQIEQAGSSSLPSGLNCLQRNFPCNRGSPRYSNFAIKCGGPQITSTNQILYERDNETLGPATYFMTNTGRWAVSNVGLHSDRPNQSFTSFSSSQFTNTLDSELFQTARISAGSLRYYGLGLENGNYTVNLQFAESEILNPPTWRSVGRRVFDVYVQGIRELKDFDIRKEAGGRSLRAVQKQFKVQVSENHLEIHLFWAGKGTCCVPRQGTYGPSISAISATPDFIPTVSNQPPTTKKNRTGLIVGIVVGVGVMSFISVFAVYYLIQKRKQQALEDEEFLGIDTRPYTFSYSELRAATGDFCSSNKLGEGGFGPVYKGTLEDGRVVAVKQLSVASHQGKSQFVAEIATISAVQQRNLVKLYGCCIEGDRRLLVYEYLENKSLDQALFENGSIYLDWPTRFQICLGVAKGLAYLHEESRVRIVHRDVKASNILLDADLNPKISDFGLAKLYDDKQTHIQTRVAGTIGYLAPEYAMRGHLTEKADVFGFGVVALEIVSGRPNSDTSLEEDKMYLLEWAWQLHENKRETELVDANLSEFDVNEVKKVIGIALLCTQTSPTLRPSMSRVIAMLTGDAEVATVTSKPGYLTDWKFKDTTTFMTDHSSQMHNPSVGTSTAVDTNYPPSSGETPMLR; encoded by the exons ATGAAGAATATGCTGCCCTGGCAGTGGGCAACCGGAAGATCATATGGTCTATTTGGCATAAGCTTATACTTCTTGTCCAACATCATCATGTTTAGTCTACTGGTGGAGACAGGGGTAGCTCAAAGAAACACAACCAGTGCCACCACTGATCCTTCTGAAG CCCGTATTTTGAACTCCATCTTCCAAAAATGGGGAATTTCTGCAACAAATCAGTGGAATATAAGTGGCGAGTTATGCAGTGGAGTCGCCATTGATTCAACTTCGATGCAAGAGTTAAATCGCGTCATCAAATGCGACTGTTCTGACAACAACGGAACTCTATGTCATATTACTGGCTT GAAAGTTTATGCATTGGACGTCGTGGGTGAAATTCCAGATGAATTATGGAGCCTTACCTTCCTCAATGATCT CAATTTGGCCCAAAATTACTTAACAGGCACACTGTCTCCATCCATTGGCAATCTGACTAGGATGAAATGGCT GACCTTTGGCATTAATGCTTTGTCAGGGGAGATTCCAAAGGAACTTGGGTTGTTGACTGACTTACAATCATT AAGTCTTGGCACAAACAACTTCTCTGGACCTCTGCCTTCAGAGCTTGGAAACTTAACAAAACTGACACAAAT TTATTTTAATAGTGCTGGTGTTAGTGGACCAATACCATTGACGTTCGCAAAACTGCAGAACTTGGAACAAGT GTGGACTTCAGATAATGCTTTTACAGGGAGGATTCCTGATTTCATTGGAAATAATTGGTCAAAGCTTACCGTACT GAGGCTCCAAGGAAATGCTTTTGAGGGTCCAATACCAGCTTCCTTTTCCAACTTAACCTCTTTGACCGACCT GAGAATAAGTGATCTATCCAATGGGAGCTCTTCATTTGACTTCCTCAAGAATATGAAGTCTCTAAGCAAGCT GGTTTTACGAAATAACAATATTTCAGGTTCCATCCCAACTAACATTGGAGAATATGAGAGCCTGTCACTACT GGATTTGAGCTTCAACAATTTGACTGGGCGTATTCCAGATGCAGTTTTCAATCTGAGTTCGCTGACTCATCT GTTTCTTGGTGATAACAAGTTAACAGGCGCCCTTCCAGCTCAGAAGACCCGGTCTCTCCAGACTAT AGATTTATCATACAATGGATTATTTGGAAGCTTCCCTTCTTGGATCAATGAGCAAAATCTGCAATT AAATTTAGTTGGCAACAACTTCACAACAGAACAAATAGAACAAGCCGGCAGCAG TTCTCTGCCTTCGGGGTTAAATTGTCTTCAACGGAACTTCCCTTGCAATCGAGGATCTCCGAGAT ATTCCAACTTTGCAATTAAATGTGGAGGACCTCAAATAACATCTACTAATCAGATATTGTATGAGAGGGACAATGAAACTCTGGGCCCAGCAACATATTTCATGACTAATACAGGGAGATGGGCTGTTAGTAATGTTGGTCTGCATTCTGACCGTCCAAATCAGAGCTTCACAAGCTTCTCCTCATCTCAGTTTACAAACACCTTGGACTCAGAGCTCTTCCAAACTGCACGAATTTCCGCTGGATCACTTAGATACTATGGTTTGGGCCTTGAGAATGGTAATTATACTGTGAACCTCCAGTTTGCCGAGTCAGAAATCTTAAATCCCCCAACTTGGCGTAGTGTTGGAAGACGTGTATTTGACGTATATGTACAG GGAATTCGGGAGTTGAAAGATTTTGACATTCGGAAGGAGGCTGGGGGACGCTCCCTCAGAGCTGTTCAAAAGCAATTTAAAGTTCAGGTTTCTGAAAATCATCTCGAGATACATCTTTTCTGGGCTGGAAAAGGGACCTGCTGTGTACCTAGACAAGGTACATATGGACCTTCCATATCAGCAATTAGTGCCACCCCAG ATTTTATTCCCACTGTTAGCAACCAGCCTCCTACTACAAAAAAGAACCGGACTGGTCTGATTgtgggtattgttgttggagTTGGAGTCATGAGCTTCATTTCAGTATTTGCTGTCTATTACCTAATTCAGAAAAGAAAACAGCAGGCTTTGGAGGATGAAG AGTTCCTGGGGATAGATACCAGACCCTACACTTTCAGCTATTCAGAACTTCGAGCTGCGACTGGTGACTTCTGTTCTTCAAATAAGCTTGGAGAAGGAGGTTTTGGACCAGTTTACAAG GGAACACTTGAGGATGGGAGGGTTGTTGCTGTTAAACAACTGTCTGTGGCATCACATCAAGGAAAGAGTCAGTTTGTGGCAGAGATTGCCACTATATCTGCTGTACAACAGCGTAATCTTGTGAAACTCTATGGTTGCTGCATCGAGGGAGATAGACGATTACTTGTTTATGAGTATCTTGAAAACAAGAGTCTTGATCAAGCATTATTTG AGAATGGATCCATAtatcttgactggccaacacgcTTCCAGATATGCTTGGGAGTGGCAAAGGGTCTAGCGTATCTTCACGAGGAATCTCGAGTCCGTATTGTCCATAGAGATGTCAAGGCTAGTAATATTCTGCTTGATGCAGACCTAAACCCTAAAATTTCAGATTTCGGATTGGCGAAACTTTATGATGACAAACAGACTCATATACAAACTCGTGTTGCAGGCACAAT aGGGTATCTTGCACCAGAATATGCCATGCGTGGACATCTGACAGAGAAGGCTGATGTGTTTGGCTTCGGAGTTGTAGCTCTAGAGATTGTCAGTGGTAGACCAAACTCTGACACGAGCTTGGAAGAAGACAAGATGTACCTTCTTGAGTGG GCTTGGCAGCTTCATGAGAACAAGCGCGAAACTGAGCTGGTGGATGCAAATTTATCTGAATTTGATGTAAACGAAGTGAAAAAAGTAATAGGGATAGCTCTACTATGCACTCAAACATCCCCAACACTACGACCCTCTATGTCCCGTGTAATAGCTATGCTTACTGGAGATGCGGAGGTTGCCACTGTAACTTCGAAACCCGGATATCTTACCGACTGGAAATTTAAAGATACAACGACCTTCATGACAGATCATTCTTCGCAAATGCACAATCCATCAGTGGGTACTAGTACAGCTGTCGATACAAATTATCCACCATCAAGTGGTGAAACACCAATGCTCCGATGA